In one Leptospira levettii genomic region, the following are encoded:
- a CDS encoding M48 family metallopeptidase has product MKQIEIERKITKSKNISLTVYQNGRVVLKHPAKISKIQLENFIAEKQNWILNKLQKIPKDIPKKLKFENGETTHIFGEIVKIYLNDKKISYDPGNGFYIKKEKNEILRQKKAKHYLKSLLFSKIEPLVQKFESNLKTKVNKISIRTMRSLWGSCNSKNDISINLSLVHCPDYIIDYIILHEISHTIEHNHSQKFWNIVKSQNPNFKIAEKWLKQYGKNYIYYLN; this is encoded by the coding sequence ATGAAACAAATTGAAATTGAAAGGAAAATTACAAAAAGCAAAAATATATCTCTAACTGTTTATCAAAACGGTAGAGTTGTTCTAAAACACCCAGCAAAAATTTCAAAAATTCAATTAGAAAACTTTATAGCCGAAAAACAAAACTGGATCTTAAACAAACTACAAAAGATCCCTAAAGACATTCCGAAAAAACTCAAATTTGAAAATGGCGAGACAACTCATATCTTTGGGGAAATTGTAAAAATTTATCTCAATGACAAAAAAATTTCCTATGATCCTGGGAATGGTTTTTATATCAAAAAGGAGAAGAATGAAATCCTGAGACAGAAAAAAGCAAAACATTATTTAAAATCACTGTTGTTTTCCAAAATTGAACCCTTGGTACAAAAATTTGAATCTAATTTAAAAACGAAGGTAAACAAAATCAGTATAAGGACAATGCGATCGTTATGGGGAAGTTGTAATTCTAAAAATGATATATCAATAAACTTAAGTTTGGTACATTGTCCAGATTATATTATAGATTACATTATCCTACATGAAATTTCACATACAATTGAACACAATCACTCGCAAAAATTTTGGAATATTGTGAAAAGCCAAAATCCAAATTTTAAAATCGCTGAAAAATGGCTAAAACAATACGGTAAAAATTATATTTACTATTTAAATTAA
- a CDS encoding NAD(P)/FAD-dependent oxidoreductase, whose protein sequence is MSHLKKKVIIIGAGFGGLQVIKSLGNNSNFEILVIDKKNHHLFQPLLYQVATAVLSPADIAIPTRSITTNFKNVKILYGEVTGINFNSREVSFQNRNEKYDYLVIATGAKTSYFGNSQWQSKTLGLKNLKDALAIRKQILLSFEQAELIGDYEKAKSLMHYVIIGGGPTGVELAGSIAELSHNIIRKDFRSIDSGMTKVTLIEAGPRLLNAFSENSSTFTKEKLESRGVEVLTNSPVLDITDTGVVLKDRTIVSNTIIWAAGVEGSELSKKLSINKDKANRIIVDEYCRSTEYQNVFVIGDAANFSKGLNRPLPGVSPVAMQQGRYVAKIIQSIEKNKTLTPFQYFDKGNMATIGRTDAVAEFGGIRLKGLMGWLGWLFVHLVYQVGFKNKMSTLISWVWSYLTFRAGSRLIQEEANDISIGS, encoded by the coding sequence GTGTCCCATTTAAAGAAAAAAGTTATCATCATAGGTGCTGGTTTTGGTGGACTACAGGTTATCAAATCACTAGGAAATAATAGTAACTTTGAAATTTTAGTGATCGATAAAAAAAATCATCATCTTTTCCAACCTTTACTATACCAAGTTGCAACAGCTGTCTTATCTCCAGCTGATATAGCGATTCCAACTCGATCCATCACAACCAATTTTAAAAATGTGAAAATTTTATATGGGGAAGTAACTGGTATCAATTTCAATTCAAGAGAAGTGTCATTTCAAAACCGTAACGAAAAATATGATTATTTGGTGATAGCGACAGGAGCAAAAACCAGTTATTTCGGAAATTCTCAATGGCAATCAAAAACCTTAGGATTAAAAAATTTAAAAGATGCGTTAGCAATTCGAAAACAGATATTATTATCATTCGAACAAGCCGAATTAATCGGCGATTACGAAAAAGCAAAAAGTTTAATGCATTATGTAATCATTGGAGGTGGTCCTACTGGCGTTGAGTTAGCAGGTTCGATTGCTGAATTGTCACATAACATTATACGAAAAGATTTTCGAAGTATCGATTCCGGGATGACAAAAGTAACTTTAATTGAAGCTGGCCCACGCTTATTAAATGCATTCAGTGAAAATTCCAGCACATTTACTAAAGAAAAATTAGAAAGTAGGGGAGTTGAAGTATTAACTAACTCCCCTGTCTTGGATATAACCGACACAGGAGTTGTTCTAAAAGATAGAACGATTGTATCTAATACTATCATTTGGGCTGCAGGAGTAGAGGGGTCAGAACTATCAAAAAAACTTTCAATTAACAAAGATAAGGCGAACAGAATCATTGTAGATGAATATTGCAGATCAACAGAATATCAAAATGTATTCGTTATTGGAGATGCTGCCAATTTTAGCAAAGGTTTAAACAGGCCCCTACCAGGAGTTTCTCCTGTTGCGATGCAACAAGGACGATATGTTGCAAAAATCATTCAATCAATTGAAAAAAATAAAACCTTAACACCATTTCAATATTTTGACAAAGGGAATATGGCGACAATCGGAAGGACAGATGCAGTTGCCGAATTTGGCGGAATACGACTAAAGGGCCTAATGGGTTGGCTTGGTTGGTTGTTCGTACACCTTGTATACCAAGTTGGTTTCAAAAATAAAATGAGCACACTCATCAGTTGGGTTTGGAGTTATTTAACTTTTAGAGCAGGTTCAAGACTGATCCAAGAAGAAGCAAATGATATATCAATTGGATCGTAA
- a CDS encoding DUF1569 domain-containing protein, which produces MKSTLKLKTIDDIEKELSIIITCEKKQKSDVTLSQIFDFLAESIELSIQGVGYTTKRTTVNKLLGKYKFAKLISTGHYTKANQIPGFPPRDLGDPESAQLRLKTSLTAFKLHSGPFADHPVFGELDKKQWEKIHGILSSFLFGYIQLFGDEKLRFVKDRENKKERNFSEKKQNHHQRKNEDKGESKPSGHNNRKWKNKKKSHYKGNKNQGGGGHK; this is translated from the coding sequence ATGAAATCAACTTTAAAATTAAAAACAATAGATGATATCGAAAAAGAATTATCAATTATAATCACTTGCGAAAAAAAACAAAAATCAGACGTTACATTATCTCAGATTTTTGATTTTTTGGCTGAGTCCATTGAATTATCGATTCAAGGAGTTGGTTATACTACCAAAAGAACAACTGTAAATAAGCTTTTAGGTAAATACAAATTCGCAAAACTAATATCAACTGGCCATTATACAAAGGCAAATCAAATCCCCGGTTTCCCACCTAGAGATTTAGGTGATCCTGAATCTGCACAATTAAGATTAAAAACATCTTTAACTGCTTTTAAATTACACTCTGGGCCCTTTGCTGATCATCCTGTTTTTGGTGAACTTGATAAAAAACAATGGGAGAAAATTCATGGGATTCTCTCTTCTTTTTTATTCGGATACATACAGTTGTTTGGTGATGAAAAACTTAGATTTGTAAAAGATAGAGAGAACAAAAAAGAACGAAATTTTTCTGAAAAAAAGCAAAATCACCACCAAAGAAAAAATGAGGACAAGGGTGAATCGAAACCAAGCGGACACAATAATAGAAAATGGAAAAATAAAAAGAAATCCCATTATAAGGGAAATAAAAACCAAGGAGGAGGAGGACATAAATGA
- a CDS encoding low molecular weight protein-tyrosine-phosphatase, with protein MKDKIKVLFICLGNICRSPAAQGAFENLIKKRNLDHMFEVDSCGTSGYHDGELPDPRTRKVALQHGIQLTHRSRKLQSKDLQYFDYLIVMDNNNYNDVLSLMNDETLKNKIFKFGKFRTDAGPDIVPDPYYGSEKDFEKVQDLVENCSTGFLDYLGV; from the coding sequence ATGAAAGATAAAATAAAAGTTTTGTTTATATGTTTGGGTAATATTTGTCGATCCCCAGCAGCCCAAGGTGCATTCGAAAATTTAATCAAAAAAAGAAACTTAGATCATATGTTCGAAGTTGATTCTTGTGGTACGTCTGGTTATCACGATGGAGAACTACCTGACCCTCGGACACGAAAAGTAGCACTTCAACATGGAATCCAACTCACACATCGATCTAGAAAACTACAATCAAAGGATCTTCAATATTTTGACTATTTAATTGTAATGGATAATAACAATTACAACGATGTTTTGAGTCTAATGAATGACGAAACTCTAAAAAATAAGATTTTTAAATTTGGAAAATTTCGTACTGATGCAGGACCTGATATTGTTCCTGACCCATATTATGGAAGCGAAAAGGACTTTGAAAAAGTACAAGACTTAGTAGAGAATTGTTCTACTGGTTTCTTAGATTACTTAGGAGTATAA
- a CDS encoding ParB/RepB/Spo0J family partition protein, whose protein sequence is MSKKTEFQALDLISAYSEKKKNPSHLELSQIFPNPTQPRLIGREDTSDLLPSMERLGLIEPILVRKEKGKYLIVAGERRYRAALKLGWKEIPAIITDANEDVCYEMSLAENEKRKNLNPWEVGKAIQYLRKEKKKTADEVSILLGYSERYVKQLSSIARLDQKSVMELIISGKPLSVKNLEDLLKRKENRGGEIISPRVGLSQTKISINVGKLNSKLRESFLKELNSLKKKYGISE, encoded by the coding sequence ATGTCCAAAAAAACTGAATTCCAAGCATTAGATTTAATTTCTGCTTATTCTGAGAAAAAAAAGAATCCTTCTCATCTTGAGTTAAGCCAAATATTCCCAAATCCAACACAACCTCGTCTTATTGGTAGAGAAGATACTTCTGATTTACTCCCTTCAATGGAACGACTAGGTTTGATTGAGCCTATATTGGTTCGAAAAGAAAAAGGAAAGTATTTAATTGTTGCGGGTGAACGTAGATACAGAGCAGCATTAAAGCTTGGATGGAAAGAAATTCCAGCCATTATTACAGATGCAAACGAAGATGTTTGTTATGAAATGTCATTAGCAGAAAATGAGAAACGAAAAAATTTAAATCCCTGGGAAGTAGGTAAAGCAATCCAATATCTAAGGAAAGAAAAGAAAAAAACTGCCGATGAAGTTTCAATTCTTTTGGGTTACAGTGAAAGGTATGTTAAACAACTTAGCAGTATAGCGAGATTAGATCAGAAATCAGTAATGGAACTGATCATTAGTGGCAAACCTTTGTCAGTCAAAAATTTAGAAGATTTACTTAAAAGAAAAGAAAATAGAGGGGGTGAAATCATTTCACCCCGCGTTGGTTTATCGCAAACTAAAATTAGTATTAATGTCGGAAAACTAAATAGTAAATTACGCGAGAGTTTTTTAAAGGAATTAAACTCGCTCAAAAAAAAATACGGTATCAGTGAATAG
- a CDS encoding acyltransferase family protein — protein sequence MKMFEKDKYTMEWELLGIILAGMLALTFYTFCIPLLFPVPIQTKNSRESRFDVLRGFAMIGIVMIHIHSYFQFFHPADTFIIHNTLMLSNFARFSVPIFILTSAIFLKIKEGYWISKFKHLVLPYTIFSILGYWIKYNHYTLNEFLIFYVLGKVFTPFYFVPLLLQFYLLFYILNPIMKAGSGRNIILLASFLINVISNLGFFDTYLPSEYHSISIFNYIFFFVLGINIGKTNQSSSDINQNSKFILSIYFVLSLILILIFSHLFGSDLKNHHTIYPVLFLLFIWQFLNDFNGKVSKVLSYIGNQSLFIFLLHPFIIHFMHSVDPYTFAGPFFGYLFTLILNVGIPILISIIIQKGKFLYQSHRLT from the coding sequence ATGAAAATGTTCGAAAAGGACAAATACACTATGGAATGGGAATTATTAGGGATCATACTAGCCGGGATGTTGGCACTTACATTTTACACCTTTTGCATCCCATTATTATTTCCTGTGCCAATCCAAACAAAAAATAGCAGAGAATCACGTTTTGATGTACTGCGAGGGTTTGCAATGATAGGTATTGTGATGATTCATATCCATTCTTACTTTCAGTTTTTTCATCCTGCTGATACATTTATCATTCACAATACTTTGATGTTATCAAATTTTGCACGATTTTCAGTTCCAATATTTATCCTAACATCAGCTATTTTTCTAAAAATAAAGGAAGGTTATTGGATATCAAAATTTAAGCACCTTGTACTTCCATATACGATTTTCTCAATTCTTGGATATTGGATTAAATACAATCATTATACTCTGAATGAATTTCTTATCTTTTATGTTTTAGGAAAAGTATTCACTCCCTTTTATTTTGTGCCTTTGTTATTACAATTTTACCTTTTATTCTATATTTTAAATCCAATCATGAAGGCAGGAAGTGGCAGGAATATAATCCTCTTGGCTTCTTTCTTAATCAATGTGATCTCAAATTTAGGATTTTTTGATACTTATTTGCCATCCGAATATCATTCAATTTCAATCTTCAATTATATTTTTTTCTTTGTATTAGGAATTAACATCGGGAAAACAAATCAATCTAGCTCTGATATCAATCAGAACTCAAAATTTATATTATCAATTTATTTTGTTTTATCCTTAATTTTGATCCTAATTTTTAGTCATTTATTCGGTTCAGACTTAAAAAATCACCACACAATATATCCGGTTCTTTTTCTGTTATTTATTTGGCAATTCTTGAATGATTTCAATGGAAAAGTTTCCAAGGTCCTTAGTTACATAGGGAATCAAAGTTTATTTATCTTCCTACTACATCCATTTATCATTCATTTTATGCACAGTGTAGATCCGTATACGTTTGCAGGCCCATTTTTTGGTTATCTATTTACACTTATACTCAATGTTGGAATTCCAATATTAATATCGATTATAATCCAAAAGGGTAAGTTTTTATATCAATCACACCGCTTGACCTAA
- a CDS encoding Crp/Fnr family transcriptional regulator, whose protein sequence is MSKLNIPPNQRIFKEGELNNAMYIILQGNVEIFFTVNNSQTRLALMKPGDFFGEMALFSSNPRSATARTITNCELAVIESKQQLENFLVKNPKFAAKMVSIMADRLAKTNELLISSMEKSVAKKIEFSTELGKDLKEDLGSV, encoded by the coding sequence ATGAGCAAACTCAACATTCCGCCGAACCAAAGGATCTTCAAAGAAGGGGAGTTGAATAATGCTATGTACATCATTTTGCAAGGGAACGTTGAAATTTTTTTTACTGTTAATAATAGTCAAACTCGATTAGCACTCATGAAACCTGGGGATTTTTTTGGAGAAATGGCTTTGTTTAGTTCCAATCCAAGGAGTGCGACTGCAAGGACAATTACAAACTGTGAATTAGCAGTGATTGAGAGTAAACAACAGTTAGAAAATTTCCTAGTTAAAAATCCGAAATTTGCCGCGAAGATGGTTTCCATTATGGCGGATCGATTAGCAAAAACAAATGAATTGTTGATTAGCAGTATGGAAAAATCCGTTGCTAAGAAAATTGAATTTAGTACTGAATTAGGGAAAGATTTAAAAGAAGATCTGGGAAGTGTATAG
- a CDS encoding NADPH-dependent FMN reductase — protein MRITLVSGSHRKNSQSLKVTNYLASILKDKGIEIHILDLGTSPLPIWEPGMWEKDSEIKKFWNEYNQGLSESDAYVFITPEYAGMASPAMKNFFLYLSGGDISHKPGLIITVSSGMGGSYPNAELRMSSYKNTRIVYIPDHVIVRHVETLLNSDTPESKEDTYIRGRLNYVLNVLVEYAKAFTSIRSSGVIDIKTYPFGL, from the coding sequence ATGAGGATTACGTTAGTAAGCGGAAGTCATAGAAAAAATTCACAATCATTAAAAGTAACAAATTATTTAGCATCAATATTAAAAGATAAAGGTATTGAAATTCATATTCTAGACTTAGGTACTTCACCATTACCTATTTGGGAGCCTGGAATGTGGGAAAAAGATTCGGAGATAAAAAAATTTTGGAACGAATACAACCAGGGATTGTCTGAATCCGATGCATATGTATTTATTACTCCAGAATATGCTGGTATGGCAAGTCCGGCGATGAAAAACTTTTTTCTATATCTATCTGGTGGAGACATTTCTCATAAACCAGGACTAATTATAACAGTATCAAGTGGAATGGGTGGAAGTTACCCAAATGCCGAGCTGAGAATGTCTAGTTATAAAAACACAAGAATTGTTTATATACCAGACCATGTTATTGTAAGACATGTAGAAACACTTCTAAATTCAGACACACCGGAATCAAAAGAAGATACATATATCCGCGGTAGACTAAACTATGTATTGAATGTGTTAGTAGAATATGCAAAAGCGTTTACAAGCATTAGGTCAAGCGGTGTGATTGATATAAAAACTTACCCTTTTGGATTATAA
- a CDS encoding putative porin yields the protein MVLNFFKFFLIFTCLLVITSPTNSEVIWGPSIERSGGEYIFETGNKYPNLSGIRGGSRISFPRTFTLFGIQGIYTKDRWEINGKLKTTGWNQKSGEARDEDFFLGAVSTENSTNIATREWSYRDSATVYSGSRNFADGKGKSTVVENRIELFGRYYFQDANPDYWKEGSGLFLSTGARYSYFKYLFYDVNQYIETTPVFYAPIGLGLSYSNDLWEVFYGGGYRYSKNNLYFDFSFMPSIGRIKTRDFHVQRSINFFSENYGFGWNSKIEIGYQFNPTWLSYFRLNHRRFFSEGRFTSQGGLTVADLTSNLVSGFKSHINIKDFSIEIGVLNKIEWNNGIDKTEKQESETKEKIETNETN from the coding sequence TTGGTGCTAAATTTTTTCAAATTTTTCCTAATTTTTACCTGCCTTCTAGTAATTACTTCTCCAACTAATTCTGAAGTTATCTGGGGACCATCTATTGAAAGATCCGGAGGTGAGTATATCTTTGAAACAGGCAATAAATACCCTAATTTGTCTGGCATTCGTGGTGGCTCTAGAATATCCTTCCCGCGAACTTTCACATTATTTGGAATCCAGGGAATTTATACAAAAGATAGATGGGAAATTAACGGAAAATTAAAAACAACCGGTTGGAATCAGAAATCAGGTGAAGCTAGGGATGAAGATTTTTTTCTAGGTGCAGTTTCAACTGAAAATTCAACAAACATTGCGACCAGAGAATGGAGTTACCGAGACTCAGCTACAGTATATTCAGGAAGCAGAAATTTTGCCGATGGGAAGGGTAAGTCAACAGTCGTAGAAAATAGAATCGAACTTTTTGGTCGTTATTATTTTCAAGACGCGAATCCAGACTATTGGAAAGAAGGTTCTGGTTTATTCTTATCAACAGGCGCCCGTTATTCCTACTTCAAATATCTCTTTTATGACGTGAATCAATACATAGAAACTACTCCAGTTTTTTATGCTCCAATTGGATTAGGATTAAGTTACTCAAATGATCTATGGGAAGTTTTTTATGGAGGAGGTTACCGTTATTCTAAAAACAATTTATACTTCGATTTTAGTTTTATGCCTTCTATCGGAAGGATCAAAACCAGAGATTTTCATGTACAAAGATCAATTAACTTTTTCTCTGAAAATTATGGATTCGGATGGAACTCAAAAATTGAAATAGGTTACCAATTTAATCCCACATGGTTAAGTTATTTTAGATTAAATCATAGACGTTTTTTCTCTGAAGGGAGATTCACCTCACAAGGTGGGTTGACTGTAGCCGATTTGACATCTAATCTGGTATCAGGATTTAAATCTCATATCAATATCAAAGATTTTTCAATCGAAATAGGAGTTCTTAACAAAATAGAATGGAACAACGGAATCGATAAAACTGAAAAACAGGAATCAGAAACTAAAGAAAAAATCGAAACGAATGAAACAAATTGA
- a CDS encoding alpha/beta fold hydrolase has translation MLPISIRTKFHSIEGLEWGNPQGIPILCFHGWLDNANSFAPLAPYFPEYRFISIDFPGHGKSSHKPENTVYYFAEYALEIVSIVQTLGLEDFILMAHSMGAAISTLVAGTNLLKIKKLILIEALGPLTNVSQSAPDIISEAIKQILHPRGKKETYFPDMESAITIRLRAGDMNENSASLLMERGIEKTPRGLKPRRDIRLHFNSFFRYTEEQVVSFCERIECPTLLILGDKSNFPIANAFPNRKSAIKNLSEVILSGGHHLHMDHPEKVAHVIHQFLNEDTPKDT, from the coding sequence ATGTTGCCGATTTCAATTCGCACCAAATTTCACTCGATCGAGGGATTAGAGTGGGGGAATCCACAAGGCATTCCTATTTTGTGTTTTCATGGTTGGCTCGATAATGCAAATAGTTTTGCTCCTCTTGCCCCTTATTTCCCAGAATATAGATTTATCTCAATTGATTTTCCTGGTCATGGCAAATCAAGTCACAAACCCGAAAACACAGTGTATTACTTCGCAGAGTATGCATTAGAAATTGTATCCATCGTACAAACTTTGGGGTTAGAAGATTTTATATTAATGGCTCATTCTATGGGAGCCGCAATTTCTACGTTAGTTGCTGGGACAAATTTATTAAAAATTAAAAAATTAATTCTGATTGAGGCCCTAGGCCCACTAACAAATGTTTCACAATCTGCACCTGACATTATTTCGGAAGCAATCAAACAAATTCTCCACCCGAGAGGTAAAAAAGAAACATATTTCCCTGATATGGAATCTGCGATCACGATTCGCCTCAGAGCAGGGGACATGAATGAAAATTCTGCTTCACTCCTAATGGAAAGAGGAATTGAAAAAACTCCACGGGGACTAAAACCAAGGCGAGATATTCGATTACATTTTAATTCTTTTTTTCGTTATACGGAAGAACAGGTAGTTTCGTTTTGCGAAAGAATAGAGTGTCCAACCTTACTCATACTAGGTGACAAGTCTAATTTCCCAATTGCGAATGCATTCCCCAATAGAAAGTCTGCAATCAAAAACCTTTCCGAAGTGATTTTAAGCGGTGGACATCATTTACATATGGATCACCCCGAAAAAGTTGCGCACGTCATCCACCAATTTTTAAATGAAGATACTCCAAAGGATACCTAA
- a CDS encoding HDOD domain-containing protein, whose translation MSIPPLMTFQEDFLSGKLITKEYVHFSEIDCPELDIWIGRVVRSISLEFLHEILFTILSELLVNGCKANGKRVFFSEQGLDLWNEKDYARGISLYKDEFGHHRKRVFSSLEKSNYSISLSTMYKEDFIEFRVCNNAKILPEEKNRIVRRVQASTKYKNINDAYRESVDNEESSGLGIVLIHILLRNSGIPNQFFELVTGEDYTEVIIRIPKQLIPKDSQSRIKDLLIREVNSLPPLPAQINKLIMIAKKKDVTFQEIATEAEKDPAISAEIIKIANSPLFGVHKSIVSVFEGVKRIGLKNLESIFLTLGAKKILNSRYAKQVLVWTHSFKTSMYVKFLLEEKRKHIQLLETATIAALLHDLGRMVLLSLDLSQVNQIRVLRSDDNTEISEWVEEYTVGTTHSEIGYLISDKWHFPDEILDVIRFHHKPWQCKSRNNILCQIIYLADILANIGKGKGNYFTVEPEVLDYFEIHSEKEFREMQDRFKVKFEEHREEYQNLFI comes from the coding sequence ATGTCGATTCCGCCACTCATGACATTCCAGGAGGACTTTCTCTCTGGGAAATTGATCACCAAAGAATATGTCCATTTTTCGGAAATCGACTGTCCGGAATTGGACATTTGGATTGGTCGAGTGGTTAGGAGTATTTCCCTGGAATTCCTACATGAGATCTTATTCACCATCCTAAGCGAACTTTTAGTGAATGGTTGTAAGGCCAATGGGAAACGTGTTTTTTTCTCAGAACAAGGGTTAGACTTATGGAATGAAAAAGATTATGCTCGAGGGATAAGTCTTTATAAGGACGAATTTGGACACCATCGTAAACGAGTATTTTCATCATTAGAAAAATCAAATTATTCTATTTCTCTGAGTACGATGTACAAGGAAGATTTTATAGAGTTCCGAGTTTGCAATAATGCCAAAATACTACCAGAAGAAAAAAATCGAATCGTAAGAAGGGTCCAAGCATCAACAAAATACAAAAACATAAATGATGCTTATAGAGAATCCGTAGACAATGAGGAAAGTTCTGGATTAGGCATTGTATTGATTCATATCCTACTTCGTAATTCAGGAATACCAAATCAATTTTTCGAATTGGTAACAGGCGAGGACTATACAGAAGTCATCATTCGTATTCCTAAACAATTGATTCCAAAAGATAGCCAATCACGTATTAAAGACCTTTTGATCCGAGAAGTAAATTCACTTCCTCCTTTGCCTGCTCAAATTAATAAATTGATCATGATTGCAAAGAAAAAGGATGTTACATTCCAAGAAATTGCGACAGAAGCTGAAAAAGACCCGGCAATCTCAGCTGAAATTATCAAAATTGCAAATTCACCATTATTTGGAGTTCATAAATCCATTGTTTCTGTTTTTGAAGGAGTGAAAAGGATAGGTCTAAAAAACCTCGAGTCAATTTTTTTGACCTTGGGAGCTAAAAAAATACTTAACTCTCGTTATGCGAAACAAGTGTTAGTTTGGACACATTCTTTCAAAACTTCTATGTATGTGAAATTTCTCTTGGAAGAAAAGCGAAAACACATCCAACTCTTAGAAACTGCAACTATCGCTGCCCTACTACATGATTTAGGAAGGATGGTTCTACTATCCCTTGATTTAAGCCAAGTGAATCAAATCCGAGTTTTAAGAAGTGACGATAATACGGAAATTTCTGAATGGGTAGAAGAATACACCGTTGGAACAACACATTCAGAAATTGGTTATTTAATTTCTGACAAATGGCATTTCCCCGATGAAATTTTAGATGTAATTCGTTTTCATCACAAACCTTGGCAGTGTAAATCGAGAAATAATATTTTATGCCAAATCATATACTTAGCAGACATCTTGGCAAATATAGGCAAAGGAAAAGGGAATTACTTTACTGTAGAACCAGAAGTTTTGGATTATTTTGAAATTCACTCAGAAAAAGAATTTCGAGAAATGCAAGATCGTTTTAAAGTAAAATTTGAGGAACATAGAGAAGAATACCAAAATCTCTTTATATAA
- a CDS encoding ParA family protein, giving the protein METVFDSEEAAKFLGLHLDDFLQRVTALKVPGWKTGEFKKSVLSKYFEINHSEGFDSNVIAISNQKGGEGKTTISLYLAEALSENHKVLLIDWDPQANATQLFLNDDVTSIMDYLGYRGKKPRNIEPLIKTVAKNFDLLPSTLELANLTTPYERDDFELLKEAILPLRSNYEYIIIDCPPSLGLILENALICADYILVPIQTRAFSLQGIRDLYETIQKIQRKANQRLKLLGAVLNQFEGQKALAGLAEGVKKYFPVFETVIQRRESIPQAQAKMSFLSKIDLATMKNFRELATEVKDKINVQKN; this is encoded by the coding sequence GTGGAAACAGTGTTTGATTCTGAAGAAGCTGCAAAATTTCTTGGGCTACATCTCGATGATTTTTTGCAGAGAGTAACGGCATTAAAAGTCCCTGGTTGGAAAACTGGTGAATTTAAGAAGTCGGTACTTTCAAAATATTTTGAAATCAATCATTCGGAAGGATTTGATAGTAACGTTATAGCAATCTCTAATCAAAAAGGAGGGGAGGGGAAAACAACTATCAGCTTATACTTAGCAGAAGCACTTTCGGAGAATCATAAAGTATTATTAATTGATTGGGATCCCCAAGCAAATGCAACTCAGTTATTTCTAAATGACGATGTTACTTCGATTATGGATTATTTAGGTTATCGTGGAAAAAAACCAAGGAACATTGAACCCCTCATTAAAACAGTAGCGAAGAATTTTGATTTATTGCCTTCTACATTGGAACTTGCAAATCTGACGACTCCTTATGAGAGAGATGACTTCGAATTATTAAAAGAGGCAATTTTACCATTAAGATCAAATTATGAATATATCATCATTGATTGTCCGCCTTCGTTAGGATTAATTTTAGAAAATGCATTGATATGCGCAGATTATATTCTTGTTCCAATTCAAACTAGGGCATTTAGTTTGCAAGGGATTCGAGATTTGTACGAGACGATCCAAAAAATTCAAAGAAAAGCTAACCAACGATTAAAATTATTAGGAGCTGTTTTAAATCAATTTGAAGGACAAAAAGCTTTGGCAGGTTTGGCTGAAGGTGTTAAAAAATATTTCCCTGTATTTGAGACTGTTATACAAAGACGTGAATCCATTCCACAAGCTCAAGCTAAGATGAGTTTTTTATCAAAAATCGACTTAGCTACTATGAAAAATTTCCGAGAATTGGCAACTGAGGTGAAAGATAAAATTAATGTCCAAAAAAACTGA